A single region of the Desulfovulcanus ferrireducens genome encodes:
- the metE gene encoding 5-methyltetrahydropteroyltriglutamate--homocysteine S-methyltransferase, whose translation MLTHSLGFPRIGLHRELKKAVESFWKGEIDKETLFQKAKELRLNHWRLQHDAGIDLLPVGDFSFYDHILDMTAALGAVPKRYNWEGSEVDLDTYFAMARGTAGEDGGIIAMEMTKWFDTNYHYIVPEFTPEQTFSLSSSKLFNEIREAKEAGFNNIKAVIPGPLTYVYLGKSKDDNFDRWDHLDAIVNVYEEIIAGVRRELTWIQIDEPILVLDLPDHVRARFQNVYERLAKAKGEARIMLATYFGDILEHKDIVMSLPIDGLHLDLVRSPYQLGPILAELPSSMTLSLGIVDGRNIWRVDMDKGLQMITKACTALGADRVLLGPSCSLLHVPIDLEEEKKLNPEIRSWMAFAKQKCFELRVLADAIDKKVVRNILAENRKIMASRQNSPLVKNEQVQRELRATDEYMFKRSAPYSERRQKQRAHLNLPLLPTTTIGSFPQTAEIRSTRRKFKTGQMSQEDYVRAMQGFIQDTVARQEQIGLDVLVHGEPERNDMVEYFGEQLAGYCFTENGWVQSYGTRCVKPPIIYGDVYRPKTMTVDWITYAQSLTAKPVKGMLTGPITMLCWSFVRDDQPRSLTCKQIAMAIRKEVQDLEKAGVKIIQIDEPALREGLPLKRKHWHEYLDWAVNCFRLATSGVKEETQIHTHMCYCDFEDIIEWIAAMDADVISIEASRSQMTLLDTFKEFKYPNEIGPGIYDIHSPRVPSVEEMVSLLRRALQVIPAERLWVNPDCGLKTRDWAETMASLKNMVGAAGILRKEFQDIERLKSV comes from the coding sequence ATGCTCACACATTCATTGGGATTTCCCCGCATTGGCCTGCATCGGGAGTTAAAAAAGGCAGTAGAAAGTTTTTGGAAAGGTGAAATTGACAAGGAGACTCTGTTTCAGAAGGCAAAGGAATTACGTCTTAACCACTGGCGTCTGCAGCATGATGCCGGTATTGACCTTCTGCCTGTTGGGGACTTTTCCTTTTATGACCACATTCTGGATATGACTGCAGCTTTAGGAGCAGTCCCAAAACGTTATAATTGGGAGGGCAGCGAAGTTGATCTGGACACTTATTTTGCCATGGCCCGTGGCACGGCAGGTGAAGATGGTGGGATTATTGCCATGGAAATGACCAAATGGTTTGACACTAATTACCACTATATTGTGCCTGAGTTTACACCCGAACAAACCTTTTCTCTGTCCAGCTCAAAGCTGTTCAATGAAATACGAGAGGCCAAAGAAGCAGGATTCAACAATATCAAGGCTGTTATTCCCGGCCCTTTGACGTATGTCTATCTGGGCAAGTCAAAGGACGACAACTTTGACCGGTGGGATCATCTTGATGCTATTGTCAATGTGTACGAAGAGATTATTGCGGGGGTGAGGAGGGAATTAACGTGGATTCAAATTGATGAACCCATCCTGGTGTTAGACCTGCCAGATCATGTCCGCGCCCGTTTCCAAAACGTTTATGAGCGGCTGGCCAAGGCAAAAGGAGAGGCCAGAATTATGCTGGCCACATATTTTGGAGATATTCTGGAGCACAAGGATATTGTCATGTCCCTGCCCATAGACGGACTACACCTGGATCTTGTTCGCTCCCCTTATCAACTCGGTCCCATTTTAGCTGAACTTCCCTCTTCTATGACCCTTTCCTTAGGGATTGTGGATGGCCGAAATATATGGCGGGTAGATATGGACAAGGGACTGCAGATGATAACAAAAGCCTGCACAGCTCTGGGTGCCGATAGGGTACTCCTTGGACCGTCATGTTCGTTGTTGCATGTGCCCATTGATCTGGAGGAGGAAAAAAAACTAAATCCCGAAATCAGGTCCTGGATGGCCTTTGCCAAACAAAAATGTTTTGAGTTGCGCGTTTTAGCTGATGCAATAGATAAAAAAGTTGTCCGGAATATTCTTGCTGAAAACAGGAAAATAATGGCCAGCAGACAAAATAGTCCCTTGGTCAAAAATGAACAAGTGCAAAGAGAACTGCGGGCCACTGACGAATATATGTTTAAACGTAGCGCTCCTTATTCTGAGCGCAGACAAAAGCAACGGGCACATCTAAATCTGCCCCTTTTACCAACCACAACCATCGGTTCTTTTCCTCAGACCGCTGAAATACGAAGCACACGCCGCAAGTTTAAAACAGGGCAGATGAGTCAGGAAGATTATGTTCGGGCCATGCAGGGTTTTATTCAGGATACGGTGGCCAGGCAGGAACAAATTGGCCTGGACGTGCTTGTGCATGGAGAGCCTGAACGAAACGATATGGTTGAATATTTTGGCGAGCAACTGGCGGGCTATTGTTTTACGGAAAATGGCTGGGTGCAGAGTTATGGCACACGTTGTGTTAAGCCCCCTATCATTTATGGGGATGTGTACCGTCCCAAAACCATGACTGTAGACTGGATCACCTATGCCCAATCACTGACTGCAAAACCCGTTAAAGGCATGCTCACCGGGCCCATAACTATGCTCTGCTGGAGCTTTGTCCGTGACGACCAACCACGCAGCCTGACCTGTAAGCAGATTGCCATGGCTATTCGCAAAGAAGTGCAGGATCTGGAAAAGGCCGGGGTTAAAATTATCCAGATTGACGAGCCAGCCCTGCGCGAGGGCCTGCCTTTAAAGCGTAAACATTGGCATGAATATCTGGACTGGGCCGTTAATTGTTTTCGTCTGGCCACGTCAGGAGTAAAAGAGGAAACCCAAATCCACACTCACATGTGTTATTGCGACTTTGAAGACATTATCGAGTGGATTGCAGCTATGGATGCTGATGTAATCAGCATTGAGGCCAGCCGCAGCCAGATGACACTTCTGGATACATTCAAGGAATTCAAGTACCCTAATGAAATAGGGCCGGGGATTTATGATATTCATAGCCCGCGCGTGCCTTCTGTGGAAGAAATGGTCTCTTTGCTTCGCCGGGCGCTTCAGGTAATTCCGGCAGAGCGCTTATGGGTAAACCCTGATTGCGGACTGAAAACTCGCGACTGGGCTGAGACCATGGCTTCCTTAAAAAATATGGTTGGGGCGGCCGGAATACTAAGAAAAG